The following is a genomic window from Citrifermentans bemidjiense Bem.
TCACCTCGTCGATCACGAAACCGGTGAGTGCCCCCGCGAAATCCATGACCGCGATGCAGTTGTAGTCCCCGGCTGCGGCCTCGGGGAGGCCGAACCTTTTCTTCAAGGAAACTATGGGGACGATACTCCCCCTGAGATCGATCACCCCTTCGACGTGGCTTGGGGCGTTGGCCACCTTGGTGACGTCCGTGATGTCCACGATCTCGCGGACGTCCATGACGTCGACGCCATACTCTTCGCTCCCGAGGAGGAAGGTGACCATCTGGATATCGGCGACTGACGAGGTAGTTTCCAACCTTTCCCCCTGTCTATGATTCGGGAATACGGTGATGCTGCGATTGGCTTTGTGTATCTCAAAGTCAGTGGCAAGAGATGTCTGAGGGAATGATTGCCGGAGGTAAAACAGAAACAGCGTTCCGAATTGAGATAGATGACTTATCGGGAGAGATTTGTCTTACTTAAATTTTATTTTTTAACTCAAGTAAGTAATATGGGGTTTAAAGTACTCAAACAGTGCCAGCCGCATACGGGATAATTCGCAATTCATACTTCGAATTATCCCGCGCTCAAAGAACCGGCGTGCCGGTGATACAGTGAAGCATGGGTTGTAGACTCACAATTAAAAAAGGCCCATAGGCGTTTTGCCTGTGGGCCTTCATCTTTAACAGTATGCTCGGTACGACGAATGGGATCAGCTTGCTACAGCACCCATTTCACCATGACCTGCGGCGCGTACTCGTTGATGCCGCTGAAGCCGTACTTGTTGCGCCAGTAGATGAACTCGGTCCCGACATAAAGGTTGCCGGGGGAGCCCCAGAGCTTGCCGGCGTCGAGCAAAAGACGCGGTTGGGCGTCGATGTTGAAGGCGGAGTTCCCTTCACCCCCCGCGATATCGACGAACCCTTCGCAGACGAAGCTGGCCTTGCCGATATTGAACGGCACCTGCCACACCGGGGTCACCTGGTAGGTCACACCTTGTTTATCCATGCTGTTGCGTACGTAAAGGTTCAGGTCCGCGAAATTGAACTTGGGGAGGTTGAGGCTGAGACCTAGGCCGTAGAGGTAGTTGTGGAATCCCCCTCCGGAGGGGTAGGTTCCGACCTCGAGGGTGCCGGCGAGGAGCACGTCCTTAATAAACGGAGCGGAAAGGTCCAGCCCGGTGATCTTGCCGATGCTGAGCCTCGGGGAGATCTCGCCGTACATTGCGATGTCTTTCTCGGTGGGGTTGGTGATGTCCAGGAAGAGGAAGTTGTCGCCGTACTTCCAGGCATCGGCGTGCTCGATGGTGATGGTCGCCTGGTTGTG
Proteins encoded in this region:
- a CDS encoding chemotaxis protein CheW, whose protein sequence is METTSSVADIQMVTFLLGSEEYGVDVMDVREIVDITDVTKVANAPSHVEGVIDLRGSIVPIVSLKKRFGLPEAAAGDYNCIAVMDFAGALTGFVIDEVTDVIRVARRDILPPLELGSEPWMEGILSLGPRLIVVMNLKHLA
- a CDS encoding DUF5020 family protein, with translation MKRSSRNSLSRSIKTLTLAVALLLPFAAPQKACAGAALWQETNLQYLWGNNFRIAPTKEKDHNQATITIEHADAWKYGDNFLFLDITNPTEKDIAMYGEISPRLSIGKITGLDLSAPFIKDVLLAGTLEVGTYPSGGGFHNYLYGLGLSLNLPKFNFADLNLYVRNSMDKQGVTYQVTPVWQVPFNIGKASFVCEGFVDIAGGEGNSAFNIDAQPRLLLDAGKLWGSPGNLYVGTEFIYWRNKYGFSGINEYAPQVMVKWVL